GGCACCTTCTCCAGCACCACCGCAAAGGCGCCCGCCCGCGCCACGGCCTGCGCATCGGCCATCAGCGCGGCACCGGCATCACCGCGGCCCTGCACCTTGTAGCCACCCAGCGTGTTGATCGATTGCGGGGTCAGGCCGATATGCGCCATCACCGGCACGCCGCGCGCCACCAGGAAGGCGATGGTGTCGGCCATCGCCACCCCGCCTTCCAGCTTGACCGCGCCCGCGCCGGTCTCGGCCATCAGCCGCGCGGCGTTGCGGAAGGCCTGCGCCGGGCTTTCCTCGTACGACCCGAAGGGCATGTCGATCACCATCATCGCCCGGCTCAGACCCCGCGCCACCGCCTGGCCGTGCAGGATCATCATCTCCATCGTGACCCCCAGCGTCGAGGGCAGGCCATGCAGCACCATGCCGACGCTGTCGCCCACCAGCACGAAATCGCAATGGTCGTCCATGATCTGCGCCATCGGCGTGGTGTAGGCGGTCAGGCTGACCAGCGGCACCCCACCCTTGCGGGCGCGGATGTCGTCGGCCATCGGGGCGGTCTTGCGGGCGGTCGCGCTCATCGGGCACTCCTGCTGTCACGGTCACTGGACAGCGCTCCTAGCATCGCGCCGCGCGTCGGCAAAGCCGGTTAATCCTTGATTACGTCCCGTCAAAGCGGAACACTCGGCCCAAAACCAACCGGGAGCCCCGCCATGACCCTCCGCCCCAGCCTTGCCGCGCTGCTGCTGACCGCCTCCGCCGCGCAGGCCCAGCAGACCGACCTGACCATCGCCCTGCAACTGGAACCGCCGCATCTCGACCCGACCTCGGCCGCGGCCGGCGCCATCGACAGCGTGCTCTATTCCAACGTGTTCGAGGGACTCACCCGCTTTACCGAAACCGGCGCCGTGGTGCCCGGCCTCGCATCGGGCTGGG
This sequence is a window from Thalassococcus arenae. Protein-coding genes within it:
- the panB gene encoding 3-methyl-2-oxobutanoate hydroxymethyltransferase, with translation MSATARKTAPMADDIRARKGGVPLVSLTAYTTPMAQIMDDHCDFVLVGDSVGMVLHGLPSTLGVTMEMMILHGQAVARGLSRAMMVIDMPFGSYEESPAQAFRNAARLMAETGAGAVKLEGGVAMADTIAFLVARGVPVMAHIGLTPQSINTLGGYKVQGRGDAGAALMADAQAVARAGAFAVVLEKVPESLADKVTAAVGIPTIGIGASAGCDGQILVVDDMLGLFTAFKAKFVKRYATLGEQAGAAIAAYAEDVRARRFPGPEHVFGDAAPETKA